The sequence GGTGCGCGCGTACTGGCGGCTGAAGGGGCAAGCGACAAAGACCAAAATGATCGGCCGCGCCCGTGGCTACCACGGTGTGAACATTGCGGGCACCAGCCTGGGAGGTGTTAACGGCAACCGTAAGATGTTCGGACAGTTGATGGACGTAGACCATCTCCCCCATACCTTGCTTGCCAGTAACGCTTATTCGCGCGGGATGCCGGAGCAGGGTGGCATTGCGCTGGCAGATGAAATGCTCAAGCTGATCGAGCTGCATGATGCGTCGAATATCGCCGCGGTGATCGTCGAGCCCATGGCAGGCTCCGCCGGCGTGATTGTTCCGCCACAGGGTTACCTCAAGCGTCTGCGTGAAATCTGTGATCAGCACAATATCTTGCTGATCTTCGACGAAGTGATTACTGGTTTCGGCCGCACCGGTGCGATGTTCGGCGCCGACAGCTTTGGCGTCACGCCTGACCTCATGTGCATCGCCAAGCAAATCACCAACGGTGCGATTCCCATGGGCGCGGTCATCGCCAGTACCGAGATTTACCAGACGTTCATGAACCAGGCTACGCCTGAATACGCGGTGGAATTTCCTCACGGCTACACCTACTCGGCGCACCCGGTGGCTTGTGCGGCAGGCCTTGCTGCGCTGGATATCCTCCAACGGGAAAGTCTGGTGCAGCGGGTGGCCGAAACAGCCCCCCATTTTGAGCGCTCCTTGCACGGCCTCAAAGGCAGCAAAAGCGTTGTAGACATCCGCAACTACGGGCTCGCGGGCGCCATCCAGCTTGCTCCGCGCGACGGGGACGCCATTGTGCGTCCATTCCAAACAGCCATGAAACTCTGGAGAGCCGGGTTCTATGTGCGCTTCGGCGGCGACACGCTCCAGTTTGGACCGACCTTCAACAGCAAGCCCGAAGACCTGGACCGCATGTTTGATGCGGTCGGTCAGGCCCTCAATCAAATCGACTGACTTATCAATGCTATCGCGCGCAACTGGGGTTGCCACGCAGAGCGATTGTTCCGGAGTTATACATGAACACCATTCAGCATCTGATCCATGGTGAGCGGGTCAGTGAAGACGACCGCACTGCCGACGTGTACAACCCCTCGACCGGTCAGGTCATCCGGCGGGTACCGCTCGCCAGCCGCGCAACCGTTCAGCAGGCGATCGATTCTGCGAAAGCTGCTTTTCCCGCATGGCGTAACACACCCCCTGCGAAACGCGCCCAGGTCATGTTTCGCTTCAAGCAGTTGCTGGAGCTAAACGAGGGGCGCATTGCCCGGCTGATCAGCGAGGAGCATGGCAAGACCCTTGAAGATGCGGCAGGCGAACTCAAGCGCGGAATCGAGAACGTTGAATATGCCTGCGCCGCGCCGGAGATACTCAAGGGTGAGTACAGCCGCAACGTCGGGCCCAATATCGACGCGTGGTCTGACTTTCAGCCGCTTGGCGTAGTGGCAGGCATTACCCCGTTCAATTTTCCCGCGATGGTTCCGCTGTGGATGTACCCACTGGCGATCGCGTGCGGGAATTGTTTCATCCTCAAGCCTTCCGAGCGCGACCCCAGTTCGACGTTGTTCATCGCAGAGCTGTTGCAAGAAGCAGGGTTACCCAAAGGCGTGCTCAATGTTGTTCATGGGGACAAGCAGGCAGTCGACGCGCTGATAGAAGCTCCTGAGATCAAGGCATTAAGTTTTGTCGGTTCCACGCCGATCGCCGAATACATCTATAAAGAGGCAACTGCACGCGGCAAGCGGGTGCAGGCACTGGGCGGCGCAAAGAATCACGCAGTGTTGATGCCGGATGCGGATCTGGACAATGCCGTAAGCGCCTTGATGGGCGCCGCCTTCGGCTCGTGCGGTGAGCGTTGCATGGCGATATCCGTTGCTGTGTGCGTGGGGGATCAAGTTGCGGATGCGCTAATCGCCAGGCTGGTCCCGCAAATCAACGAGTTGAAAATAGGCGCCGGAACTTCCAGTGGCCTTGATATGGGGCCTCTTGTCACAGGGCAACATCGCGACAAGGTCAGCACCTATATAGAAGACGGTGTAATCGCCGGCGCGAGGTTGGTGGTCGATGGTCGTGGGCTTAGCGTGGCAGGGCACGAGAACGGCTTCTTCCTGGGAGGTTGTCTGTTCGATCAGGTCACGCCTGACATGCGGATCTACAAAGAGGAGATCTTCGGCCCGGTTCTGTGCATCGTGCGGGTGGCTAGCCTTGAACAAGCCATGCAGTTGATCAATGACCATGAGTACGGGAACGGCACCTGCATCTTTACCCGAGACGGTGAGTCGGCCCGGCTGTTCTGCGACGAGATCGAAGTTGGTATGGTTGGCGTTAACGTCCCGCTGCCCGTGCCGGTTGCCTACCACAGCTTCGGTGGGTGGAAACGTTCACTTTTCGGCGACCTGCATGCCTACGGGCCTGATGGCGTGCGGTTCTATACCCGTCGCAAAGCGGTTACGCAGCGCTGGCCACAACGTGCGAGCCACGAGGCGTCGCAGTTTGCTTTCCCGAGTCTTTGACCACGGCGTTGGCAAGCGATCAAACACGGGCGCATCTGAGCATTTTTGACCGATATGACAGTTTCGTTAAATAAGTGCTTGACGCCTCTCTGGATCTGTCTATAATTCGCCCCACTTCCGGCGCAGAAGAAACGGAAAACTCCTTGGTAATCAAAGAGTTGGACGAAGTAAGCAGCGAGGAATGCTTCGGTTCAGATGCTTGAATCGACAGCGGTGAAAAAGGCAGTTGACAGCAGGTTGTAACGCTGTAGAATTCGCCTCCCGCTGACGTGAGACGCCAAGTCGAACGAAGCGCAAGTGGTTGAAGTTGATAAGGAAACTTTGAAAACTTCTTAAAATAACCGCTTGACAGATACAAGAGACGCTGTAGAATGCGCGCCTCGGTTGAGACGAAAGATCTTAACCACCCGCTCTTTAACAACTGAATCAAGCAATTCGTGTGGGTGCTTGTGCTGTAAGACTGAAGTCGCAAGATTATCAGCATCGCAAGTTACTCCACGAGAAATCATGGTTTAACCAACGATTGCTGAGCCAAGTTTATAAGGTTTTCTCAAAACCTAATTGCAGTATTGAACTGAAGAGTTTGATCATGGCTCAGATTGAACGCTGGCGGCAGGCCTAACACATGCAAGTCGAGCGGATGAAGGGAGCTTGCTCCCTGATTCAGCGGCGGACGGGTGAGTAATGCCTAGGAATCTGCCTGGTAGTGGGGGACAACGTCTCGAAAGGGACGCTAATACCGCATACGTCCTACGGGAGAAAGCAGGGGACCTTCGGGCCTTGCGCTATCAGATGAGCCTAGGTCGGATTAGCTAGTTGGTGAGGTAATGGCTCACCAAGGCGACGATCCGTAACTGGTCTGAGAGGATGATCAGTCACACTGGAACTGAGACACGGTCCAGACTCCTACGGGAGGCAGCAGTGGGGAATATTGGACAATGGGCGAAAGCCTGATCCAGCCATGCCGCGTGTGTGAAGAAGGTCTTCGGATTGTAAAGCACTTTAAGTTGGGAGGAAGGGCAGCTAATTAATACTTCGCTGCTTTGACGTTACCGACAGAATAAGCACCGGCTAACTCTGTGCCAGCAGCCGCGGTAATACAGAGGGTGCAAGCGTTAATCGGAATTACTGGGCGTAAAGCGCGCGTAGGTGGTTTGTTAAGTTGAATGTGAAATCCCCGGGCTCAACCTGGGAACTGCATCCAAAACTGGCAAGCTAGAGTAGGGCAGAGGGTGGTGGAATTTCCTGTGTAGCGGTGAAATGCGTAGATATAGGAAGGAACACCAGTGGCGAAGGCGACCACCTGGGCTCATACTGACACTGAGGTGCGAAAGCGTGGGGAGCAAACAGGATTAGATACCCTGGTAGTCCACGCCGTAAACGATGTCAACTAGCCGTTGGAAGCCTTGAGCTTTTAGTGGCGCAGCTAACGCATTAAGTTGACCGCCTGGGGAGTACGGCCGCAAGGTTAAAACTCAAATGAATTGACGGGGGCCCGCACAAGCGGTGGAGCATGTGGTTTAATTCGAAGCAACGCGAAGAACCTTACCAGGCCTTGACATCCAATGAACTTTCCAGAGATGGATTGGTGCCTTCGGGAACATTGAGACAGGTGCTGCATGGCTGTCGTCAGCTCGTGTCGTGAGATGTTGGGTTAAGTCCCGTAACGAGCGCAACCCTTGTCCTTAGTTACCAGCACGTTAAGGTGGGCACTCTAAGGAGACTGCCGGTGACAAACCGGAGGAAGGTGGGGATGACGTCAAGTCATCATGGCCCTTACGGCCTGGGCTACACACGTGCTACAATGGTCGGTACAGAGGGTTGCCAAGCCGCGAGGTGGAGCTAATCCCAGAAAACCGATCGTAGTCCGGATCGCAGTCTGCAACTCGACTGCGTGAAGTCGGAATCGCTAGTAATCGCGAATCAGAATGTCGCGGTGAATACGTTCCCGGGCCTTGTACACACCGCCCGTCACACCATGGGAGTGGGTTGCACCAGAAGTAGCTAGTCTAACCTTCGGGAGGACGGTTACCACGGTGTGATTCATGACTGGGGTGAAGTCGTAACAAGGTAGCCGTAGGGGAACCTGCGGCTGGATCACCTCCTTAATCGAAGACTCAGCTTCTTCGCAAGTTCCCACACGAATTGCTTGATTCATTGAAGAAGACGATAGAAGCAGCTTTAAGCTCCAAGCTGATAGCTCACGCTAACAGTTACAAGCTCGAAATTGGGTCTGTAGCTCAGTTGGTTAGAGCGCACCCCTGATAAGGGTGAGGTCGGCAGTTCGAATCTGCCCAGACCCACCAATTTTGTTATGGGG comes from Pseudomonas lutea and encodes:
- a CDS encoding aspartate aminotransferase family protein; protein product: MNMPESSDMSLASQLKLDAHWMPYTANRNFHRDPRLIVAAQGSYLTDDKGRKIYDGLSGLWTCGAGHTRKEIQEAVSRQLGTLDYSPGFQFGHPLSFQLAEKITDLTPGNLNHVFYTDSGSECADTAVKMVRAYWRLKGQATKTKMIGRARGYHGVNIAGTSLGGVNGNRKMFGQLMDVDHLPHTLLASNAYSRGMPEQGGIALADEMLKLIELHDASNIAAVIVEPMAGSAGVIVPPQGYLKRLREICDQHNILLIFDEVITGFGRTGAMFGADSFGVTPDLMCIAKQITNGAIPMGAVIASTEIYQTFMNQATPEYAVEFPHGYTYSAHPVACAAGLAALDILQRESLVQRVAETAPHFERSLHGLKGSKSVVDIRNYGLAGAIQLAPRDGDAIVRPFQTAMKLWRAGFYVRFGGDTLQFGPTFNSKPEDLDRMFDAVGQALNQID
- a CDS encoding CoA-acylating methylmalonate-semialdehyde dehydrogenase yields the protein MNTIQHLIHGERVSEDDRTADVYNPSTGQVIRRVPLASRATVQQAIDSAKAAFPAWRNTPPAKRAQVMFRFKQLLELNEGRIARLISEEHGKTLEDAAGELKRGIENVEYACAAPEILKGEYSRNVGPNIDAWSDFQPLGVVAGITPFNFPAMVPLWMYPLAIACGNCFILKPSERDPSSTLFIAELLQEAGLPKGVLNVVHGDKQAVDALIEAPEIKALSFVGSTPIAEYIYKEATARGKRVQALGGAKNHAVLMPDADLDNAVSALMGAAFGSCGERCMAISVAVCVGDQVADALIARLVPQINELKIGAGTSSGLDMGPLVTGQHRDKVSTYIEDGVIAGARLVVDGRGLSVAGHENGFFLGGCLFDQVTPDMRIYKEEIFGPVLCIVRVASLEQAMQLINDHEYGNGTCIFTRDGESARLFCDEIEVGMVGVNVPLPVPVAYHSFGGWKRSLFGDLHAYGPDGVRFYTRRKAVTQRWPQRASHEASQFAFPSL